A genomic region of Candidatus Neomarinimicrobiota bacterium contains the following coding sequences:
- a CDS encoding 4Fe-4S binding protein, whose amino-acid sequence MNYKKLILIRKLVQLAFLGLLIISIAVSVYPFKLFFLSKIFVIFDPLNLVGPLFASRYFNPILLLSIIILLSPIIFGRAFCGWICPLGTTIDIVDNIIKRERTTSSIKTRKVKYLALIFFISIALFGYQLSWYFDPIPIVWRSYAILILPVFYSIIGSIPEFFISINLLPEFFYSIFDKISTLFFPINAPSFTNLMVPFLIFITILLLNFISKRFWCRNLCPLGALLGFISRFSILKRKVDETCTNCSLCKKNCKMDAINADYISTDKSECILCLNCTEDCPKDSISFKFTSPFIYAKGPSTTRRAVLKFGIFSVIGAGILKVSSDRTSNDRLIRPPGAVKEDQFRDLCIRCGGCIRACSTSGGCLQFSILTTGVTGFMTPRNNYNVGYCEYECNLCGNVCPTGAIRPLSIDEKKEVKMGTAVIQKDRCIPYRLDDNCIVCEEHCPVPEKAIKLERKTVFNKQYNRYMEVYYPYVIPELCIGCGICEYKCPIDGEPGIIVIREGERRYST is encoded by the coding sequence ATGAACTATAAAAAACTAATACTTATTCGAAAACTCGTACAATTAGCCTTTTTAGGGCTTTTAATAATATCCATCGCAGTTTCAGTCTATCCATTTAAATTATTTTTTTTATCGAAAATATTTGTAATCTTCGACCCGCTCAATCTTGTCGGTCCCCTCTTTGCATCGAGATATTTCAATCCTATATTACTTCTTTCAATTATAATTCTATTATCCCCTATAATCTTTGGAAGAGCTTTTTGTGGATGGATTTGCCCACTTGGAACTACCATTGACATTGTTGATAATATAATAAAAAGAGAAAGAACTACCAGTTCAATAAAAACAAGGAAGGTAAAATACCTCGCTTTAATATTTTTTATCTCCATTGCCTTATTTGGATATCAACTATCATGGTACTTTGATCCAATACCAATAGTATGGCGATCTTATGCCATTCTTATTCTCCCAGTATTTTATTCAATAATAGGAAGTATTCCGGAATTTTTCATCTCGATTAACTTACTCCCCGAATTTTTCTATAGTATATTTGACAAAATATCAACATTATTTTTCCCAATAAATGCACCTTCCTTTACAAACTTAATGGTTCCATTTTTAATATTTATCACAATATTATTATTAAATTTTATCTCAAAAAGGTTCTGGTGTCGAAATCTATGTCCGCTCGGTGCGCTGCTGGGTTTCATCTCACGATTTAGTATATTAAAAAGGAAAGTTGATGAAACATGTACTAATTGCAGTTTATGCAAGAAAAATTGTAAAATGGATGCCATAAATGCTGACTATATATCAACTGATAAATCAGAATGTATTTTATGTTTGAATTGTACAGAGGACTGTCCAAAGGATAGCATATCATTTAAGTTTACTTCTCCGTTCATCTATGCGAAAGGTCCAAGTACAACTAGGCGTGCCGTTTTAAAATTTGGTATTTTCTCAGTAATCGGAGCAGGAATTTTAAAAGTAAGCTCGGATAGAACTAGCAATGATAGATTAATAAGACCTCCCGGAGCAGTGAAAGAAGATCAGTTCCGTGATTTATGCATCAGATGTGGTGGATGTATAAGAGCATGCTCAACCTCTGGAGGATGTCTCCAATTTAGCATATTAACAACTGGGGTTACGGGATTTATGACACCGAGAAATAATTATAATGTTGGTTACTGTGAATATGAATGTAACTTATGCGGGAATGTGTGTCCAACTGGAGCAATAAGACCTCTTAGTATCGATGAAAAAAAAGAAGTAAAAATGGGAACCGCCGTTATTCAGAAAGATAGATGCATACCCTATAGACTTGATGATAATTGTATAGTTTGTGAAGAACACTGCCCTGTACCAGAAAAAGCTATAAAATTAGAAAGGAAAACAGTCTTTAATAAGCAATACAACCGATACATGGAAGTATACTACCCATACGTTATCCCGGAATTATGCATAGGTTGTGGTATTTGCGAATATAAATGTCCCATCGATGGAGAGCCAGGGATCATAGTGATTAGAGAAGGTGAAAGACGCTACTCCACATAA
- a CDS encoding DUF362 domain-containing protein, with product MDRRKFLKSSILLIATSLVRINKLLSGSALTEELVMVKNGAPEQMVKKALEMLGSMRKFINRGDVVFIKPNISWDRSPEYAANTHPEVVRTVVEECLNAGAKKVIVADRTCQETKRCYINSGIQEAASKAGADVMYVRDYHFTTVRIPDGIDLKEWEFFKPALEADKYINLPILKHHGLPGITVGLKNTMGIIGGNRGIIHRNFDQKIVDINKVIKPTLTIVDATRILKAHGPQGGRLEDVENANIILAGTDRVLIEAWSAQIFGINPANLGFIKNAYEQGLGRMDINKYKPAVYSFS from the coding sequence ATGGACAGGAGAAAATTTTTAAAAAGTTCTATTTTGCTAATAGCAACCTCTCTTGTTAGAATTAATAAATTATTATCTGGTTCAGCCCTTACAGAAGAACTTGTAATGGTAAAAAATGGGGCACCAGAGCAAATGGTAAAAAAAGCATTAGAAATGCTCGGTAGTATGAGAAAATTCATAAATAGAGGAGATGTGGTATTTATAAAACCGAATATAAGCTGGGATAGGTCACCAGAATATGCTGCAAATACTCACCCTGAAGTAGTCAGAACTGTCGTTGAAGAATGCTTAAATGCTGGCGCAAAAAAGGTAATTGTTGCAGATAGAACCTGCCAGGAAACAAAAAGATGCTACATAAATAGTGGCATTCAGGAAGCTGCCAGTAAAGCTGGTGCAGATGTGATGTATGTAAGAGACTATCACTTTACAACTGTAAGGATACCTGATGGTATAGATTTAAAAGAGTGGGAATTTTTCAAGCCAGCTCTGGAAGCAGATAAATACATAAACCTACCGATTTTAAAACATCATGGGTTACCAGGAATCACAGTAGGGCTTAAAAATACAATGGGTATAATAGGTGGTAATAGAGGAATAATCCATAGAAATTTTGATCAGAAAATCGTTGATATAAATAAAGTGATCAAGCCAACTTTAACTATCGTTGATGCCACCCGAATATTAAAGGCTCATGGACCCCAGGGAGGTAGATTAGAAGATGTAGAAAATGCAAATATAATCCTTGCTGGAACAGATAGGGTACTCATCGAAGCCTGGTCAGCTCAAATATTTGGAATAAATCCAGCCAATTTAGGTTTCATAAAAAATGCTTATGAGCAGGGTCTTGGTAGAATGGATATAAATAAATACAAACCTGCTGTCTATAGTTTTTCGTAA
- a CDS encoding class I SAM-dependent methyltransferase: MNEKVSELKELLKTSFKNPLWLAYYTWYSSYNPSNSLKKHSKYLDYYIKNEADINKILFEVSINPIDELKLIKEFEELPYPDTKVTSSIPNYSDASWEFALLIYLIVRVKKPEKILETGVGRGLSTYYILNALRLNGLGKLYSIDLPALIKNYEEEVGLYIPECLKKSWIFLRGPSLRIIKNQMEKFKGIDIFIHDSNHNYLYMKRECEIGFKLLKNNGILIADDVNNDSLYEIHKNYKSKLFSIIQEKQDPIVLLIKI, translated from the coding sequence ATGAATGAAAAAGTATCCGAATTAAAAGAGCTTTTAAAAACATCTTTTAAAAATCCACTATGGCTGGCTTATTATACCTGGTATTCAAGCTATAATCCATCTAATAGCCTTAAAAAGCATTCAAAATACCTGGATTATTATATTAAAAATGAAGCCGATATAAACAAGATATTGTTTGAGGTATCAATAAATCCAATTGACGAATTAAAACTAATTAAAGAGTTTGAGGAATTACCCTACCCTGATACAAAAGTAACATCATCAATCCCAAACTATTCGGATGCCAGCTGGGAATTTGCCCTTTTAATTTATCTCATAGTTCGAGTTAAAAAACCTGAAAAGATTCTGGAAACAGGGGTTGGAAGAGGATTAAGTACATATTATATACTTAATGCACTAAGGTTAAATGGCTTGGGTAAACTTTACAGCATAGATTTACCAGCTCTGATCAAAAACTACGAAGAAGAGGTAGGTTTATATATTCCTGAATGCTTAAAAAAGAGCTGGATATTCCTTAGAGGTCCAAGCCTAAGAATAATTAAAAACCAAATGGAAAAATTTAAAGGTATAGATATTTTCATACACGATTCAAATCACAATTACCTTTACATGAAAAGGGAATGCGAAATAGGATTTAAACTTTTGAAAAATAATGGCATACTAATAGCAGACGATGTAAATAATGACTCATTATATGAAATACATAAAAACTACAAGTCTAAACTATTTTCTATAATTCAGGAGAAACAGGATCCAATAGTTCTCCTAATAAAAATTTAA
- the gmhB gene encoding D-glycero-beta-D-manno-heptose 1,7-bisphosphate 7-phosphatase yields the protein MKEKAVFLDRDGTLNRDSLDYIKNLAEFELFDYTPEALKILKELGFKLIIITNQSVIARGMASTEEVEEIHDYLKKYLYKEGIKIDGIYYCPHHPEENCDCRKPNIGNIDRAIKDFNIDPLKSYFVGDSKRDIEAGKRAGCKTIMLLSGERIKEPEEIKSWNIKPDYIEENLLTAAMLIRRLESSG from the coding sequence GTGAAAGAGAAGGCAGTTTTCCTTGATCGGGATGGTACTTTAAATAGGGACAGTTTAGATTATATTAAAAATTTAGCTGAGTTCGAACTCTTTGACTATACACCGGAAGCTTTGAAAATTTTAAAGGAACTCGGATTTAAACTTATTATAATAACGAATCAATCTGTTATTGCAAGGGGGATGGCATCTACCGAAGAAGTAGAAGAGATTCATGATTATCTTAAAAAATATTTGTATAAAGAAGGAATAAAGATAGATGGGATATATTACTGTCCTCATCACCCTGAAGAAAATTGCGATTGTAGGAAACCAAATATAGGAAATATAGACAGAGCGATAAAAGATTTTAATATTGATCCCTTAAAATCGTATTTTGTTGGGGATTCAAAAAGGGATATCGAAGCAGGTAAGAGAGCGGGATGCAAGACTATAATGCTTTTAAGCGGAGAGAGGATTAAAGAGCCTGAAGAAATAAAGAGTTGGAACATAAAGCCAGATTATATTGAAGAAAATCTATTAACTGCAGCCATGCTTATAAGAAGATTGGAGAGCTCAGGATGA
- a CDS encoding D-alanine--D-alanine ligase: MKIVVLMGGSSPERDVSIESGRNVAESLKSAGHEVLTLDTVLPIEQIYKKIEIDCDITGKDEENLIKLLITDEVKSADFIFNALHGGSGENGVVQAILDALGYKYNGSGVEGCAITMDKIATKHILNNLGIPTPRSFYYNYKEYKNIPIDKIINGFSLPLVIKPANQGSTVGVSVVYNKEEFNRGIEKAFRYDTDIIIEEFIEGREMTVGIIGDRAMPVLEIIPKHGIYDYECKYTDGMSEYIVPAKVRENVARQMQEMSLMAFKALRCYGYGRFDIRLSKDNIPYFLEFNALPGMTSHSLVPKAAEAMGMSFIELLEEIIRLGLER; the protein is encoded by the coding sequence ATGAAGATTGTTGTTCTGATGGGAGGGTCATCCCCGGAAAGAGACGTATCAATTGAGTCAGGGAGAAATGTTGCTGAGAGTTTAAAGAGTGCTGGGCATGAGGTACTAACTCTTGATACGGTATTACCGATAGAACAAATATATAAAAAAATTGAAATCGATTGTGATATAACTGGTAAGGATGAAGAAAATTTAATTAAGTTATTGATAACAGATGAAGTGAAAAGTGCTGATTTCATATTTAACGCTTTACATGGTGGATCAGGAGAGAATGGTGTTGTGCAGGCTATATTGGATGCGTTAGGATATAAATATAATGGTTCAGGAGTAGAGGGTTGTGCTATAACAATGGATAAGATTGCTACTAAGCACATATTGAATAATCTTGGTATACCAACTCCACGTAGCTTTTATTATAACTATAAAGAATACAAAAATATACCTATTGATAAAATTATTAATGGATTTTCCTTACCTCTAGTAATTAAACCGGCAAATCAGGGTTCTACTGTTGGAGTATCTGTTGTTTATAATAAGGAAGAATTTAATAGAGGAATTGAGAAGGCATTCAGGTATGATACTGACATTATAATTGAAGAGTTTATTGAAGGAAGAGAGATGACTGTAGGGATAATAGGTGATAGAGCAATGCCGGTATTGGAGATTATTCCCAAGCATGGTATTTATGATTATGAATGTAAATATACCGATGGTATGAGCGAGTATATTGTACCGGCTAAAGTTCGTGAAAATGTAGCTAGACAGATGCAAGAGATGTCACTTATGGCCTTTAAGGCTTTGAGATGTTATGGCTATGGTAGATTTGATATTCGACTTTCGAAAGATAATATACCATATTTTCTTGAATTTAATGCTCTTCCAGGAATGACAAGCCATAGCCTCGTACCAAAGGCAGCTGAAGCTATGGGAATGAGCTTCATTGAGTTGTTGGAAGAAATAATTAGATTAGGACTGGAAAGATAA
- a CDS encoding UpxY family transcription antiterminator has translation MKERNNAAEVRWYAVYTKSRHEKKVYEMLVKKNIEAFLPLKREYHQWSDRKKMVEEPLIRSYVFVHIPLQRSLDVLETQGAVKFVMFKGNYAPIPDFQIEALKRTLQNGVVLEPVCYLKIGQLVEVIDGPLKGIIGRIQRIKSQDRFVISLDAIQYSFLVDINPILLKPISEERKEKIFTLPLGIGDADNIL, from the coding sequence ATGAAAGAGAGAAATAATGCTGCTGAGGTACGATGGTATGCCGTTTACACAAAATCAAGGCATGAGAAAAAAGTTTATGAAATGCTTGTTAAGAAAAATATTGAAGCATTTCTTCCGTTAAAAAGAGAGTATCATCAATGGTCTGATAGAAAAAAGATGGTTGAAGAGCCTTTAATTAGAAGCTATGTTTTTGTTCATATACCACTTCAGAGATCTCTTGATGTTTTGGAAACTCAGGGGGCTGTAAAGTTTGTCATGTTCAAAGGCAATTACGCTCCAATACCAGATTTCCAAATAGAAGCTCTAAAAAGAACTCTTCAGAATGGGGTTGTTCTTGAACCAGTATGTTACTTGAAAATTGGTCAGCTTGTGGAAGTTATAGACGGTCCATTAAAAGGTATAATTGGTCGAATACAGAGAATAAAAAGTCAGGATAGATTCGTAATTTCCCTTGATGCAATTCAGTACTCATTTCTTGTAGATATAAATCCCATATTGTTAAAGCCTATTAGCGAGGAAAGGAAGGAGAAAATCTTTACATTGCCATTGGGGATTGGAGATGCCGACAATATTTTATAA
- a CDS encoding cysteine--tRNA ligase, whose protein sequence is MPTIFYNTLTRKKEIFKPITPGIVKMYTCGPTVYNYAHIGNFRAYIFEDLLRRYLKFKGYKVVQVMNITDVDDKIIRNASQKGLSIEEFTEPYKKAFFEDLDILGIERAEYYPEATKHIDDMVGLIKKLIENGYAYQAPDGSYYFKVSKFEKYGMLANLNVKEMRVGERVISDEYEKEEIRDFALWKAWKMEDGDVYWETEIGKGRPGWHIECSAMSMKYLGNHFDIHTGGVDNIFPHHENEIAQSECATGEKFVNYWLHCEHLLINDEKMSKSLGNVIFPRDLIKKGVDPVVIRYALISTHYRQKLNFNVEKIYSSASAVDRLLDFYNSLSEFSDSQISNLDSLVRDTDKSFEEAFDDDLNISEALASVFELIKEVNKFRMRNLLTRKDAENIRNLLDRFDNILNIFSLGSVNVTDEIKNLVEKRSLARSKKNWQEADRIRDFLMENGIILEDTPSGTRVKKLLISDSFRLL, encoded by the coding sequence ATGCCGACAATATTTTATAATACACTAACTAGAAAGAAAGAGATATTTAAACCAATAACCCCTGGTATTGTAAAAATGTATACCTGTGGTCCCACTGTCTATAATTATGCTCATATTGGAAATTTCAGAGCATATATTTTTGAGGACCTATTACGTCGATATCTAAAGTTCAAAGGCTATAAGGTTGTTCAAGTGATGAATATTACTGATGTTGACGATAAGATAATCCGTAATGCAAGTCAGAAGGGGCTTTCCATTGAAGAATTCACAGAGCCGTATAAAAAAGCATTTTTTGAGGACCTCGATATCCTCGGTATTGAACGAGCAGAATATTATCCTGAAGCAACAAAGCATATAGATGATATGGTTGGATTGATAAAAAAATTGATTGAGAATGGCTATGCCTATCAAGCTCCTGATGGCTCGTATTATTTCAAGGTCTCGAAGTTTGAAAAATATGGTATGCTTGCTAATTTAAATGTAAAAGAGATGAGAGTAGGGGAGAGGGTTATAAGTGATGAATATGAAAAGGAGGAAATAAGGGATTTTGCTTTATGGAAGGCATGGAAAATGGAAGATGGAGATGTATACTGGGAAACAGAGATTGGGAAAGGAAGACCTGGTTGGCATATTGAATGTTCTGCAATGAGTATGAAATATCTTGGCAATCATTTTGATATACACACTGGTGGCGTTGATAATATATTCCCACATCATGAGAATGAAATAGCTCAGAGTGAATGTGCAACAGGAGAAAAATTTGTAAACTACTGGTTGCACTGTGAGCATCTATTGATAAATGACGAAAAAATGAGCAAATCTCTTGGGAATGTCATTTTTCCGAGGGATTTAATAAAAAAAGGTGTTGACCCAGTCGTCATTAGATATGCTCTGATATCGACTCACTATAGGCAAAAGTTAAATTTTAATGTGGAAAAGATTTATTCGTCCGCTTCAGCAGTTGATAGATTACTCGATTTTTATAATTCATTATCGGAATTTTCTGATTCTCAAATCAGTAATCTTGATAGTCTGGTCAGAGACACAGATAAATCTTTTGAAGAAGCTTTTGATGATGATTTGAATATATCTGAAGCTCTTGCTAGTGTATTTGAATTAATAAAGGAGGTCAATAAATTCAGAATGAGGAATTTATTAACCAGAAAAGATGCTGAAAATATAAGAAATTTGCTGGATAGATTTGACAATATATTAAATATATTTAGTCTGGGTAGTGTTAATGTAACTGATGAGATTAAAAATTTAGTGGAAAAAAGGTCACTGGCGAGATCAAAGAAAAACTGGCAGGAAGCGGATAGAATAAGAGATTTTTTAATGGAAAATGGTATAATTCTTGAGGATACCCCATCAGGTACGCGAGTAAAGAAACTTCTAATAAGTGATAGCTTTAGATTACTATAA
- a CDS encoding GDP-mannose 4,6-dehydratase: protein MNILVTGSAGFIGFHVSKSLLERGHNVIGIDNLNNYYDPTLKEARNNILKNHNNYTFYKIDLCEYEEMDKVFRNHKIECICHLAAQAGVRYSLTNPFSYQKSNLEGFLNIIELAKNNRVKNFVYASSSSVYGNNKKLPFSEKDRVDNPISLYAATKKSNELIAYTYSHLFNLPCTGIRFFTVYGPYGRPDMALFKFTKNIIEDKPIDVYNFGKMKRDFTYIDDIVSGVISCLFKPFKYEIFNLGRSKSEKLMDFIYFIEKYLGKKAEINFLPIQPGDVPETYADIQHARDLLGYEPEVDIAIGVKKFIDWYIDYYKINL from the coding sequence ATGAACATATTGGTCACTGGATCCGCAGGATTTATTGGTTTTCATGTTTCGAAATCACTCCTAGAAAGGGGACACAATGTAATCGGCATTGACAACCTGAATAATTATTATGATCCGACCCTTAAAGAAGCAAGAAATAATATATTAAAAAATCACAATAATTATACATTCTATAAAATTGATTTGTGTGAATACGAAGAGATGGATAAAGTTTTCCGAAACCACAAAATAGAGTGCATATGCCACTTGGCTGCTCAAGCAGGTGTAAGATATTCTCTTACAAATCCCTTCAGTTATCAGAAATCCAATTTGGAAGGTTTTTTAAACATCATCGAACTGGCTAAAAACAATAGGGTAAAAAATTTTGTATATGCCTCAAGTTCCAGTGTATATGGGAACAATAAAAAATTACCCTTTTCTGAAAAAGATCGTGTAGATAATCCCATCTCTCTGTATGCTGCTACGAAAAAATCAAATGAGCTCATTGCCTACACATATTCACATCTATTTAATTTACCATGTACAGGAATAAGATTCTTCACAGTATACGGTCCTTATGGAAGACCCGATATGGCATTATTTAAATTCACAAAGAACATTATTGAAGATAAACCAATAGACGTATACAATTTCGGTAAGATGAAAAGGGATTTCACATACATTGATGACATAGTTTCAGGGGTAATTTCATGTTTATTCAAACCATTTAAATATGAAATTTTTAATCTCGGTAGGAGTAAAAGTGAAAAACTAATGGACTTTATATATTTCATAGAGAAATATCTCGGCAAGAAGGCAGAAATTAACTTCTTACCAATCCAGCCGGGCGATGTTCCAGAGACCTATGCAGATATTCAGCATGCCAGAGATCTTCTCGGATACGAACCAGAAGTGGATATAGCCATAGGTGTTAAAAAATTCATTGATTGGTATATAGATTATTATAAAATAAATTTATAG
- a CDS encoding thioredoxin family protein, translating into MKVKVRTLILLSIIALIAFSCVDRKQEVRWYSDIDSVVAIAKATGKPILVEFYATWCPYCKALEDSTFTDNMVKEYFKKFVNVRIDVDKKPEVANQMNANARKYGGVGIPNILFLDPDKNKIRHIIGYYLPDKLCAVMDTVLMGFYKNR; encoded by the coding sequence ATGAAAGTTAAGGTTAGAACTTTAATATTATTATCAATCATTGCACTAATTGCATTTAGTTGTGTGGATAGGAAACAAGAAGTGCGGTGGTATTCAGACATTGACTCAGTAGTTGCAATTGCGAAAGCCACGGGCAAACCTATCCTTGTTGAATTTTATGCCACATGGTGTCCATATTGTAAGGCACTTGAGGATTCTACTTTTACTGATAATATGGTAAAGGAATATTTTAAAAAATTTGTAAACGTAAGAATTGATGTGGATAAGAAACCTGAAGTTGCAAATCAAATGAATGCTAATGCAAGAAAATACGGTGGTGTGGGAATCCCCAATATCTTATTTCTTGATCCGGATAAAAATAAAATAAGGCATATAATCGGATATTATCTTCCTGATAAACTATGTGCAGTTATGGATACTGTTTTAATGGGTTTTTATAAAAATAGATAA
- a CDS encoding cytosolic protein, producing MECKVNRNMNFCNCSYEPCSRKGTCCDCLQYHLKMRQLPACCFPDDVEKTYNRSFEKFAELVMLGRI from the coding sequence ATGGAGTGTAAGGTCAACAGAAATATGAATTTCTGCAATTGTTCTTATGAACCGTGTTCAAGAAAAGGTACCTGTTGTGATTGTCTTCAATATCATTTGAAAATGAGACAACTACCAGCTTGTTGCTTTCCCGATGATGTTGAAAAAACCTATAATAGATCATTTGAAAAATTCGCAGAACTTGTTATGTTAGGTAGAATATAG